The genome window CCTTGGGGCAGGTTGTGCCGCTCTCAGGCCTGGGCCGGCTCCGCGTCGCCCAGCCGCTCCACGTAGAAGCGGCGGACGCGCTCGGCCACCTCGGCGGCGCGCTCCCAGTGCGGGAGCGGCCCCGTGGGCAGCCCGACCACCGTCACGTTCGGACGCTCCTCCAGCTCCGGGAGGCGCTTCATCTGCACCGTGCGGCGGCTCTCGGCGGTGCCGTGCACCACCAGGATCGGCTGGCGGAGGCGCAGGTACGTTTCCATCGCCTCCTTTACGAAGAGGCGGCCGTTCACCACGTCGTCCAGCGGCCGGGCGGCGCCCTCCACCCGCGCCGTCTCCACCGCGTATTCCACGAACTCGTCCGGCACCCCGAAGTCGGGGGTGAAGAGCTGGTCGCGCGCGAACTCGAAGATGCGGTCCGGCGTGGTGAGGCGCTCGTAGAGGGCGCGCTGCACGCCGGGGAGCATGAAGGCCAGCTTCGACCGCAGGCGCCCCACCTCGGCCGGATCGTCGCCCAGGCCGGCGGGCTCCAGGGCGACCAGCGACCGCACCAGGTCAGGGCGGCGGCGGGCGACCTCGGCGGCGTAGGTGGCGCCCAGCGACAGGCCGATCACGTCCGCGCCGCCGGCGGGGCGCACCACGCGCTCCAGGAAGTGCTCCAGCTGGTCTTCCAGCACGTCCGGCGTGTACATGATCTCCGGGCGGTCACTGTGGCCGAAGCCCACCCACTCCAGCGCGAAGATCGGCCGGTCGCCGCGGGCCAGCGCGCGGACCAGGGGCCGCATCTCGTGCGCCGAGGCGACCGCGTTGATGGAGTGCACGAAGACCAGCGGCCTCCCCTCCCCCTCGCGGCTGTAGAAGGCGTAGTGCACGTCGCCCCAGGGCACGTACTCCAGCCGCATCCCCAGCGCGTTGGGGAGCTCGGTCACGGGGCGCTGGCGCGACCTTCCCGCGCCCACCAGGAAGACGCCGTACGCCGCCAGAGCCGCCGCGGCGGTCAGCCCCGCGGCACGCCCCGCCTGGCCCAGCCGGCCGCGCGAGGGCTTCTCGCCGCCCGCCGCATCCAGGCCACGTTCCCGCCGCCGTTCCCGGCGCGCTTTCTCTTGGTTCTCGTCGCGATCCGCCATGACTCCATTCCCCTTGCAAACAGGAGGCCCGGCGCTCACCGCCGGGCCTCCACCCCGTTCCGAACCTCGCTGAATCCGTTTACCGCAACGACGTCTGCGTCCCCGGCTGCACCTCGGCCACGGTGGCGCCGGGCACCGGGTTCCACAGCGAATTGGCCCCCTTCATCGCCCAACCCATCGGCTTGGAGCCCAGGAAGAAGAGGAGGATCACCGCCACTCCCGCCAGCGTCACCGCCCAGCGGGTGGGGCCGGGGAGCCAGGCGTGGCGGTGGTCGTCGCCCGAGCGCGCGGGGCGCATGTACATCACCACGATCACGCGCAGGTAGTAGAAGTACGAGATCAGCGACGCCAGCACCAGGAGCACCGCCACCGGGGCCAGCCGCGCCTCCACCGCCGCGCGCAGGATGTACAGCTTCCCCAGGAACCCCGCCGTGAGCGGGAAGCCGGCCAGCGAGAGGAGGAAGATGGAGAAGAGCCCCGCCATCAGCGGCTTCTGCGACGCGAAGCCCGCCCAGTCCTCCAGCGCCACCCGCTCCTCGCCGTTCTCGCGCGAGTTGGCGATCACGATGCCGAACGCCCCCACCGTCATGATGGTGTAGACGACGAGGTAGAACAGGAACGCCGCCACCCCGCCCGGCGACACGGCCAGCAGCGCGACCAGCAGGTAGCCGGCGTGCGCGATCGACGAGTAGGCGAGCATCCGCTTGACGCTCCCCTCGGTGAGCGCGATCAGGTTGGCGCCGAACATGGTGATGACCGCCAGCCAGAACACCGGCTCGCGCCACACGTCCGCCGCGCCGCCGAAGCCGATCACGAACATGCGGATGAAGGCCGCGAAAGCCGCCGCCTTCACGCCCGTCGACATCAGCGCCGTGATCGGGGTGGGCGCGCCATCGTACGCGTCCGGCGTCCACATGTGGAAGGGCATGGCGGCCACCTTGAAGGCGAAGCCCACCATCGTCAGCGCCATCCCGGCAAGGAAGATCCCGCCGAATGGAGCCGCCCCGCCGATCACCGCCTGCCCGATCCCGCGCAGGTTCGTGGTGCCCACCGTCCCCCACACCAGCGCCAGGCCGTACAAAAAGAAGGCGCTGGAGAAGGCGCCGAGCAGGAAGTACTTGAGCGACCCCTCGGACGAGCGCGGGTCCAGCCGGTCGAAGCCCACCAGCACGTAGATGGCCACCGACATCACCTCGAGCCCCACGAAGAGGAGCATCAGGTCGCGCGCGCCGCCCATCAGCATCATCCCCAGGGTGGCGAACAGCACCAGCACGTGGAACTCGCCGCGGTTGATGCCGCGCCGGTCCAGGTAGCCCATGGAGAGGAAGATGGAGAGCGCCGCCGACCCCAGGTAGATGAAGTTGGTGATCATCCGGAAGTTGTCCAGCGCCACCATCCCCACGTCCGATCGGTCGGCCACGTCCACCAGCGCCAGGTTGGCCACCGCCGTCAGCGCCAGCGTGGCCAGCGTAAGCCAGGCCACGTTGGGGCGCGACGGCTCCGACCGGCTCCCCTTCTGGAAGACGTCCACCATCAGCACGCCCATGGCGCCCAGCGCCAGCACGATCTCCGGGAGCAGCGCCCAGAAGTAGTGCGACTGGCGGGCCAGGTCCAGCACGTCCGGACGCCCGAGCGACCGGAAAAGGTCAGCGAACATGAAAGCGGTTCTCCCCTACGGTTGGACGGCGACGGGGGCCCCGAAGCCCTGCGGCATCCGCGAGTCTTCCACCTGATCCAGAACGCGCTGGGCGGAAGGCTCCATGCGGTCCAGGAACGGCTTCGGGTACACCCCCAGCCACAGGATCAGCACCACCAGCGGCAGGAGGATGGCCAGCTCGCGCCGGTTGAGGTCCGGCACGTGGCGGTTGGCCGGCCGGTCCAGCGCGTTGAAGATGGTCTTCTGCACCATCGGCAGCATGTAGTACGACGCGAAGATCACCCCGGTGGCGCCGATCAGCGCGGCCCACGGCTGGCTGCGGAAGGCGCCCAGCAGCACCAGGAACTCGCCCACGAAGCCGCTCGTGCCCGGAAGCCCGATGGTGGTCATGGCCGCGAACACCAGCATGATGGAGAAGACCGGGAGCGACGCCGCCAGCCCGCCGAAGTCGGCGATCTCGTACGAGTGGCGCCGCTCGTACAGCATCCCCAGCAGGAAGAAGAGCATCGGCGTGGAGAGCCCGTGGCCGATCATCACCAGCAGCGCGCCCTGCATCCCCTGCACGTTGAAGGCGAAGATCCCCAGGATCACGAAGCCCAGGTGCGCCACCGAGGTGTACGCCACCAGCTTCTTGGCGTTGGGCTGCACCGCCGCCACCAGCGCGGCGTAGATGATCCCCGCCAGCCCCAGCACCATCGCCCACTTGATCACCCCACCGCTGTCCGCCACGTCCGGAAAAAGCGGCAGGGCGAAGCGGATGAAGCCGTACGTCCCCATCTTGAGCAGCACCCCCGCCAGCACCACCGACCCCGCCGTGGGCGCCTGCACGTGCGCGTGCGGCAGCCAGGTGTGGAAGGGGAAGATCGGCACCTTGACCGCGAACGCCAGCGCGAACGCCAGGAAGAGCATCGTCTGCTCCACCCCGGTGAGCTGCAGCGTCAGGAAGTCGAAGTACGAGAAGCTGGGCGTCATCCCCCCGCTGGAGCCGTTGAAGCGCCAGAAGAGGTACAGGATCGCCACCAGCATCAGCAGCGAGCCGACCGCCGTGTAGAGGAAGAACTTGACCGCCGCGTAGATGCGCTCCTTGCCGCCCCAGATCCCGATGAGGAAGTACATGGGGATCAGCACCATCTCCCAGAACATGTAGAACAGGAAGAGGTCCAGCGACACGAACACCCCCACCACCCCGCCGGTCAGCGCCAGCAGCGAGGCGTAGAAGCCGCGCTCGCGGTCGCGGATGTACGTCCACGACCCCAGCACCATCAGCGGCAGCAGCAGGGTGGTGAGCAGCACCATGAAGAGCGAGATGCCGTCCATCCCGATCCGGTAGTGGATCCCCCACTCCCGGAACCAGGTGAAGTCCGCGCAGTTGCTCATCGGCACCACGCGGTCGATCCACGTCCCCATCCCGTTGCGGGCTTGGGCCGCGCTCATCCGGCACGAGCCGACCGGATTGAAGGTGAAGAAGAGCGGGATGGATACCGCGAACTCGATCAGCCCGGCCCCGAGGGCCACCCGCTTCGCGTTCCCCTCCCCGGCCAGGTACGCGGCCAGCGCGCCCAGCATGGGGAAGACGATCAGGAACGTCAGGATCCAGTGGCTCTGGTAGAAATCGTTCATCGTTCCCGGTGCGTCAGAGCGCGAAGGCGCCGAGGAGAAGGAGCACGCCCAGCACGAGCACGAACGCGTAGGTGTTGGTCTGCCCCGTCTGCAGCCTGCCGAACACGAGGCCGAGTGCCTGCGAGGTGCGCCCCGCGAAGTCCACCAGCCCGTCGATCACGTGGCGGTCGAAGCTCGCCAGGAAGCGCGCCGACGCCCGCACCGGCCCCAGCACGGCGCGGTCGTAGAATTCGTCGATCCACCACTTGTTGTAGAGCGTGCGCTCCATTCCGTTGCGGTACGACGGCTCCGTCTCCGCGTTGCCCAGCACCTTTTTGCCGAGCAGCACGAACGCCGTCGCCAGCCCGCCCAGCCCGATGACGATGGCCAGGATGATGGGCCACGCCGCGTGGTGCGCCTCGGGGATGTTCTGCAGGTTGGCGCGCACCACCTCCTCGGACCCGGCGATCACCGGGTGGAGCCAGCGGTGCAGCGCCCCGCCCTCACCGTCGAAGTTGAAGAGGCCGACGATCGGCACCTCTTCCTCCACGTTCAGGAAGCCGCCCAGCAGCGAGAGCGCGGCGAGCACCACCAGCGGCAGGCTCAGCGTCCAGTCGCCCTCGTGCAGGTGCCGCTCTTCCGTCTCGCCGCCGCGGAAGCGGCCAAAGAAGGTGTAGATCATCAGGCGGCCCATGTAGAACGCAGTCATGAACGCCGCGATCGAGAGCGTCCCGCCGATGAAGCCCATCCAGGTGGCGCCCGAGATCCCGAACAGCTCCGCGCGCGACAGCGGCGATGCCCCCTCCGCGCCCAGCCACGCGGCGCCGATGATCTCGTCCTTGGAGAAGAAGCCCGCAAAGGGCGGCACGCCGGCGATGGCCAGCGTCGCGATCCCCATGGTGATGAAGGTGACCGGCAGGTACTTCCGCAGCCCGCCCATGTTGCGCATGTCCTGCGCGTCGGCCGGGTTGTGCGTGTGGTGCAGCGCCGCGTGCATGGCGTGGATCACCGCGCCCGAGCCCAGGAAGAGGCACGCCTTGAAGAAGGCGTGCGTCATCAGGTGGAAGACGCCGGCCACGTACGCGCCCATCCCCACCGCCGCGAACATGAAGCCGAGCTGCGACACGGTGGAGTACGCCAGCACCTTTTTGATGTCCCACTGCTTCAGGCCGATGGAGGCCGCGAATATCGCCGTCAGCGCGCCGATGATGGCGACCACCAGCGACGCCGCGGGCGCCAGCGTAAAGAGCACGGAGGAGCGCACCACCAGGTACACGCCCGCCGTCACCATGGTGGCCGCGTGGATCAGCGCGGAGACCGGCGTGGGGCCGGCCATGGCGTCCGGCAGCCAGATGTAGAGCGGGATCTGCGCGCTCTTGCCGGTGGCGCCCAAAAAGAAGAAGAGGCAGACCAGCGTGGCGACGGCGCCGCCGTACACGAATTCCTTTGGAGCCGCCGCCGACACCCCGGCGAAGTCCAGCGTCCCCAGGTGCGCGAAAAGGAGGAACATCGCCATCAGGAAGCCGAAGTCGCCCACGCGGTTGGCGATGAACGCCTTCATCCCGGCGGCGGCGTTGGCGCGCTCGCTGAACCAGAAGCCGATCAGCAGGTACGACGCGAGCCCCACCCCCTCCCACCCCACGAACATCAGCGGATACGACGACCCCAGCACCAGCACCAGCATGAAGAAGACGAAGAGGTTCAGGTACGCCATGTAGCGCGGGTACCCGGGGTCCTCCTTCATGTAGCCGACGGAGAAGATGTGGATCAGCGACCCCACCCCCGTGATGATCAGCGTCATCACGATGGAGAGCGGGTCCAGCAGCAGCCCGGCCGTGACGTTCAGCGTGCCCGCGGGGATCCAGGTGAAGAGCTCGGTCGCGGCGAACTCGTGCGCGCCCTGCATCTTCAGGAAGTTCACCACCGCCAGCGCGAACGCCAGCAGCATCACCCCCGGCGCAACGATGCTCGGCAGGGTGTGCGTCCACGGCTTGGGGCCGTGCGCGTGCCCGTGGTCGTCGTGCGCGTCATGCCCGTGTGCGTCGTGCCCGTGCACGTCGTGGCCGTGCGGGTGCACGTCGTGCGCGGCGTCCACGGGGCTGGGGCGCGTGCCGTGGTCCATCCCCTCCTGCTCGCTCGGCGCGGCGCCCGCCATCGCCAGGGCGGGCTGGTGCGCGGGGGCGTGGGCGTGCTCGTCGTGGTGCGCGTCCCAGTACGGGTCGCCCACGGGGGGGAGCACGGGAAGGGCGCGGCGCGCGGCGATGATCGCCACGATGCCGTTGATCACGAACCCGAGCAGCGGCAGCGCCAGGATCGCCCAGGGAAGGACCGGGTGGAAGGCGGCGCCGTGCGCGCCCTCGGCGCCTGCCTGCGTTGCCGCGTGCGCGGCCTCTTGGAGGATCGTCACGGGACGCTTACCACCGGAGCAGGCTGAAGTTCTTGACGTCCACCGACTCCCGGTGACGGAAGGCGGCGATGACGATGGCCAGACCGACCGCGGCCTCGGCGGCCGCCACGGCGATCACGAAGAAGACGAACACCTGGCCCTGCACCCCCGCGAAGGGGGAGAGCGCCACGAACGCCAGGTTCACCGCGTTGAGCATCAGCTCCACGCACATGAACAGGATGATGATGTTGCGCCGCACCACCACCCCCGCCACTCCCACGGAGAAGAGGAGGGCGCTGAGGATGAGCGGGTACTCGACCGGGATCTCGGACATGGGCCTTTACACCTTGCGCTTGGCGAGGACCACCGCCCCGATGCACGCGATCAGGAGGAGGATGGCCGTGGCCTGCAGCGGGATCATGAAGTCCTGGTAGAGCGGCATGCCGATGAGCCCGACGGTGCCGTTCATGGCCTGCGCGTTGTCCAGCGCGGCGCGCCCGGCCTCGTTCCCCAGCGGCGGGCGGTAGCCGCGCACGAAGACGCTGGTGAGGATGCCGAACACCCCCAGCCCCACCACCACCGCGGCCCCCTGCCAGGGCACCCCGCGCATGTCCGCCTCGGCGTTGTGCCCCAGGTTCAGGAGCATGATCACGAAGAGGAAGAGCACCATGATGGCGCCCGCGTACACCAGGATCTGGATGATCCCGATGAAGTAGGCGCCCAGCAGGGTGTAGATGGCCGCGACGGAGAAGAACGTCCCGATCAGCCAGACGGCGCTGGCCACGGGGCTCCTTCGCGTCACCATCGCCAGCGCCGACCCGCCCGCGCACGCGGCGAAGAAGAAGAACAGGATCTGGTTCATGGGTTCCGGAATCGGGTCCGGGTTCGAGACTAAAAGTGCTGAGTCCTAAGTGCCAAGTCCTAAGTGACTGCGGTTCAGCACTTGGCACTTAGCACTTAGCACTTCCCTTCGTTCATTCCCCTGCCGGGTCCGACGGGTCCCAGAGCAGCGTCACGGGGTGCGTCTGCTTCTGCAGGCGGTCCAGGTCGTACACGAAGTTCGAGCGGGTGTACTCGCCGTTCTCGTAGTGGTTGCCCACGTGGATCGCCTCCACCGGGCACACCTCCTGGCACATCCCGCAGAAGATGCAGCGGAACTCGTCGATCTCGTAGACGATGGGGAAGCGGTTCCCCTGGTCGTCCTCGCCCGGCACCAGCGTGATGCAGTTGGCGGGGCAGACCGTGGGGCACAGGCCGCACGCCACGCACTTGGGGCGCCCGTCGTCGTGCGTCTCCATCACGTGCGTCCCCCGCCACCGCGGCGACAGGGGCTTCTTCACGTCGGGGTACTGGATGGTCTGCGTGCTCCGGTCCCCGGCGTTGTTCACGAGGTGCCGGAACGTGAGCGCCATCCCCTTCAGCGAGGCTCGCAGGTAGCTCGACTTCCCCTGCGGGCGACGCATCACCTTTACGGTCGCGGCCATTTGTGTACAGCTCCTTACGTTTGTGCGGCGCCGCCCACCGGCACGCGCGCGGTGCGCCGCCGGGCCAGCTCCTGGGCATGCGCCCGCTTCGCTTCCATCGCGCCGGTGCCGCTGAGCACGTGGCCTTTGTCCAGCACGTAGAGCACCGCCGCCAGCATCGCCCCGTTCACCACCGTCAGCACCAGCCCATACAGCGGCACGAATTGCCTGTCCAGAATCTTGGGCCCGTACAGCCGCTCAGGACGCACGCCGAACGAGTCCAGCGCGAGCACGGTGGCGGCGGTGATCACCACGGCGGCGAGCGCGGCGGGGAGCATCACCTTCCACCCCAGGTCCATCACCTGGTCGTAGCGGAAGCGCGGCACCGTCCAGCGCACGATCATGAAGACCATGATGAAGAAGAAGGTCTTCGCGGCGAACATCCCGAACGTCAGCAGCGTCAGCCACCACTCCGGCCGCGCGCCCACCCACTGGCCGCGCGCATCGAAGCCCAGCATGTCGTCGCGACCCCAGCCGGGGATGTCCCACCCGCCCAGGAAGAGCGTCGCCATCAGCGCGGAGACGGTCAGGACGTGCGCGTACTCCGCGATGAAGAACATGGAGAACTTCATCGAGGAGTACTCGGTGTGGTACCCGGTCACCAGCTCGCTTTCGGCCTCGGGAAGGTCGAAGGGGAGGCGGTTGGTCTCCGCGAACGACGCGATCCAGAAGAAGAGGAACGACACCGAAAACGGCAGCGCGAACCAGAGGTTCATCTCCTGCTGCCGGTACACGACCTCGGGAAGGGAGACGTTCC of Longimicrobium sp. contains these proteins:
- a CDS encoding alpha/beta hydrolase, with the protein product MADRDENQEKARRERRRERGLDAAGGEKPSRGRLGQAGRAAGLTAAAALAAYGVFLVGAGRSRQRPVTELPNALGMRLEYVPWGDVHYAFYSREGEGRPLVFVHSINAVASAHEMRPLVRALARGDRPIFALEWVGFGHSDRPEIMYTPDVLEDQLEHFLERVVRPAGGADVIGLSLGATYAAEVARRRPDLVRSLVALEPAGLGDDPAEVGRLRSKLAFMLPGVQRALYERLTTPDRIFEFARDQLFTPDFGVPDEFVEYAVETARVEGAARPLDDVVNGRLFVKEAMETYLRLRQPILVVHGTAESRRTVQMKRLPELEERPNVTVVGLPTGPLPHWERAAEVAERVRRFYVERLGDAEPAQA
- a CDS encoding NADH-quinone oxidoreductase subunit N — protein: MFADLFRSLGRPDVLDLARQSHYFWALLPEIVLALGAMGVLMVDVFQKGSRSEPSRPNVAWLTLATLALTAVANLALVDVADRSDVGMVALDNFRMITNFIYLGSAALSIFLSMGYLDRRGINRGEFHVLVLFATLGMMLMGGARDLMLLFVGLEVMSVAIYVLVGFDRLDPRSSEGSLKYFLLGAFSSAFFLYGLALVWGTVGTTNLRGIGQAVIGGAAPFGGIFLAGMALTMVGFAFKVAAMPFHMWTPDAYDGAPTPITALMSTGVKAAAFAAFIRMFVIGFGGAADVWREPVFWLAVITMFGANLIALTEGSVKRMLAYSSIAHAGYLLVALLAVSPGGVAAFLFYLVVYTIMTVGAFGIVIANSRENGEERVALEDWAGFASQKPLMAGLFSIFLLSLAGFPLTAGFLGKLYILRAAVEARLAPVAVLLVLASLISYFYYLRVIVVMYMRPARSGDDHRHAWLPGPTRWAVTLAGVAVILLFFLGSKPMGWAMKGANSLWNPVPGATVAEVQPGTQTSLR
- a CDS encoding NADH-quinone oxidoreductase subunit M; this translates as MNDFYQSHWILTFLIVFPMLGALAAYLAGEGNAKRVALGAGLIEFAVSIPLFFTFNPVGSCRMSAAQARNGMGTWIDRVVPMSNCADFTWFREWGIHYRIGMDGISLFMVLLTTLLLPLMVLGSWTYIRDRERGFYASLLALTGGVVGVFVSLDLFLFYMFWEMVLIPMYFLIGIWGGKERIYAAVKFFLYTAVGSLLMLVAILYLFWRFNGSSGGMTPSFSYFDFLTLQLTGVEQTMLFLAFALAFAVKVPIFPFHTWLPHAHVQAPTAGSVVLAGVLLKMGTYGFIRFALPLFPDVADSGGVIKWAMVLGLAGIIYAALVAAVQPNAKKLVAYTSVAHLGFVILGIFAFNVQGMQGALLVMIGHGLSTPMLFFLLGMLYERRHSYEIADFGGLAASLPVFSIMLVFAAMTTIGLPGTSGFVGEFLVLLGAFRSQPWAALIGATGVIFASYYMLPMVQKTIFNALDRPANRHVPDLNRRELAILLPLVVLILWLGVYPKPFLDRMEPSAQRVLDQVEDSRMPQGFGAPVAVQP
- the nuoL gene encoding NADH-quinone oxidoreductase subunit L, with translation MTILQEAAHAATQAGAEGAHGAAFHPVLPWAILALPLLGFVINGIVAIIAARRALPVLPPVGDPYWDAHHDEHAHAPAHQPALAMAGAAPSEQEGMDHGTRPSPVDAAHDVHPHGHDVHGHDAHGHDAHDDHGHAHGPKPWTHTLPSIVAPGVMLLAFALAVVNFLKMQGAHEFAATELFTWIPAGTLNVTAGLLLDPLSIVMTLIITGVGSLIHIFSVGYMKEDPGYPRYMAYLNLFVFFMLVLVLGSSYPLMFVGWEGVGLASYLLIGFWFSERANAAAGMKAFIANRVGDFGFLMAMFLLFAHLGTLDFAGVSAAAPKEFVYGGAVATLVCLFFFLGATGKSAQIPLYIWLPDAMAGPTPVSALIHAATMVTAGVYLVVRSSVLFTLAPAASLVVAIIGALTAIFAASIGLKQWDIKKVLAYSTVSQLGFMFAAVGMGAYVAGVFHLMTHAFFKACLFLGSGAVIHAMHAALHHTHNPADAQDMRNMGGLRKYLPVTFITMGIATLAIAGVPPFAGFFSKDEIIGAAWLGAEGASPLSRAELFGISGATWMGFIGGTLSIAAFMTAFYMGRLMIYTFFGRFRGGETEERHLHEGDWTLSLPLVVLAALSLLGGFLNVEEEVPIVGLFNFDGEGGALHRWLHPVIAGSEEVVRANLQNIPEAHHAAWPIILAIVIGLGGLATAFVLLGKKVLGNAETEPSYRNGMERTLYNKWWIDEFYDRAVLGPVRASARFLASFDRHVIDGLVDFAGRTSQALGLVFGRLQTGQTNTYAFVLVLGVLLLLGAFAL
- the nuoK gene encoding NADH-quinone oxidoreductase subunit NuoK, with protein sequence MSEIPVEYPLILSALLFSVGVAGVVVRRNIIILFMCVELMLNAVNLAFVALSPFAGVQGQVFVFFVIAVAAAEAAVGLAIVIAAFRHRESVDVKNFSLLRW
- a CDS encoding NADH-quinone oxidoreductase subunit J, which translates into the protein MNQILFFFFAACAGGSALAMVTRRSPVASAVWLIGTFFSVAAIYTLLGAYFIGIIQILVYAGAIMVLFLFVIMLLNLGHNAEADMRGVPWQGAAVVVGLGVFGILTSVFVRGYRPPLGNEAGRAALDNAQAMNGTVGLIGMPLYQDFMIPLQATAILLLIACIGAVVLAKRKV
- a CDS encoding NADH-quinone oxidoreductase subunit I encodes the protein MAATVKVMRRPQGKSSYLRASLKGMALTFRHLVNNAGDRSTQTIQYPDVKKPLSPRWRGTHVMETHDDGRPKCVACGLCPTVCPANCITLVPGEDDQGNRFPIVYEIDEFRCIFCGMCQEVCPVEAIHVGNHYENGEYTRSNFVYDLDRLQKQTHPVTLLWDPSDPAGE
- the nuoH gene encoding NADH-quinone oxidoreductase subunit NuoH, whose protein sequence is MQQNVSQLQPLGDTGFLIASLIKVILVFSVLMVVVALLTLLERKVSAWMQDRLGPNRVGPGGLGQPLADGIKNILKEETNPAEANGVFFTLAPMLSIIPALITFAVIPFASPLRLGNSVVPMVVADVPVGVLFLLAFSSLGVYGIVIAGWASYNKYALLGGLRAGAQMISYEIALGLALMSVFFVVGNVSLPEVVYRQQEMNLWFALPFSVSFLFFWIASFAETNRLPFDLPEAESELVTGYHTEYSSMKFSMFFIAEYAHVLTVSALMATLFLGGWDIPGWGRDDMLGFDARGQWVGARPEWWLTLLTFGMFAAKTFFFIMVFMIVRWTVPRFRYDQVMDLGWKVMLPAALAAVVITAATVLALDSFGVRPERLYGPKILDRQFVPLYGLVLTVVNGAMLAAVLYVLDKGHVLSGTGAMEAKRAHAQELARRRTARVPVGGAAQT